atgaaactgagtaataaagatgagtggtttttttatcatcaattcataggatcagtcgtggattcgaccatgaattcggaataataaaataggtattaccattccatgggatcgtggattcaaccatgaaatcagagtaataaaataagtggtgatattaccatttcatgagaccagccgtgggttcgaccatgaaattggagtaatatctattaccatttcattagaacagccgtggattcgatcatgaaatcggagtaatacatttatctattaccatttcgatcatgaaataggagtaacgagataagatagattatctttccaaggaattcagtggcgaatgtcacggtagaatttaatctcttgcgtatagtcagtgaaacaacaagtgttgccgaagtcctgaagacgttattgctcttaatcttacggagaaccgcctggtcTACACacgatctctctacatagtcagggaacagtgagtgtcaccgacgtcctgaaggcgttattgctctcaatcttacggagaaccgcccaatctttcttctatgtagaggggagtctctctcatgtagtcagggaacattgagtatcaccgacgcctgaaggcgttgttgctatcaatcttacggagaacctcccaattatgttattctacatagagggaatGATGAAATgtgaggtatcgaacgctcagctagtggaggccttccgaaatgcatattcatcatggcttcgtaaaatatgaatcgtcacatgcctgaaagcgtgtcagaaacatgtatcataattttacggttttgtcctttgttgaaaatccaccatctacaacacgGAAGGCAATCAAACAGCAGGCGGCTTAGCAAATCGAACAACGAACGACAACTCACGAGGAAATCTATCAACAACAATCTCGGATCACAAAATACCCCTATGTATTAACCTATTGTAATAGCAGACTCAATGGATACAACATACCCTCGTGTAAttccgttttattcttaataaatTTTcatgcttccaaaaaaaaaaaaaaaactacctgaAAAAAAAGATTGGACGTCGTTTGGGCCCTAGTTTGGTCTACCGTAAGTGTTTGTGATTCTCCAAATGATAGACCATTGGGTTCGAATAGGAAGGCCCCATGAAAAGAGTCCAAACTCCCGGCATTTTCCCTACCACTCTACCAGCGACTTCTTTATGAAACCCCAATTGACAACCTTTTCCTTCtttctcttcatcatcaacaatgtTATCATCTCTTCGCCGTTCAGTATTTCACTTCAATGGAGGTAATAGTAATTCAATAACTCTCTCTTATTAGGTTAAGGAGATCTATTTTTATTCACAACatccattcttcatcttcttcgtttgtagTGAATTACTTAATCAATTCATGTGGATTATCTGAGGTTGAAGCTACTGCTGCTTCTAAAACTGTCAATTTCAATACTTCAACAAACCCAGATTCTAACTCTACTTGAAAACAACGGATTTACTAAACCTCACATTTCCAGAACAATTTCTAAGTTTCCCTCAATACTTTTATGCAATCCTCAGAAAACCCTTGAACCAAAATTCGATTTTTTCAAATCTAAAGGGTTTTTTTTTCTGGAATTGAACTTGCCAAGTTCTTCTCTAGCAACCCAACTATCCTTGACAGTAGCTTACAAGACAGAATAGCCCCTTGCTGTGATACCCTTAAGAACATTTTTGATGATGACAAGAATGTAGTTGACATTATCAAACGCCATTCTTGGCTTCTCACTGAAATTTTTTCTATAAAAGATATGATGGTGAATATTGGGATTTTGAGAGATGAAGGCGTCCCTCAACCCGATGTTATTAAGTTACTTATCAAACAACCAAGTGCACTTACGATTAGCACCAGTAAATTTAAGGAGGTTGTACAAGAGATTAAGATTATGGGTTTTCATCCTTCAAAACCTATATTTCTTACTTGTCTCGAGGGATTGACATCCATGAGCAAAGCCACCTGGGAAGCAAAAGTGAATGTGTACAAGAAATGGGGTTGGTCAGAAGACGAAATTCAAAGTGCATTTGAGAAGCATCCTCAGTGTATGATCCAATCCGAGAAGAAGACAATGTCCACAATGGATTACCTGGTGAATGAGATGGGTTATGTTGCATCACTTATTGCTAAATGTCCACGGATTCTTACTTATAGCTTGGAGAAGAGGATTATGCCTAGATGTGTTGTTATTCAGCTTCTTGTTTCCCGGGGACAGATTAAGAAACCTGCCTTAAGTGCAATATTAACAATCTGTGAGAATGCTTTCTTGAAGAAGTATGTGAACAAGTATGAGGCAAAAGTTCCAAAACTATTGAAGGTATACCGTACTTCACTAGATAGTACTTCTTCAACATTTAATGAATTTATTTGAATTCAGAAATTGCAGTTTACATAGTCTTTCCCCTCTTTTGTATTGTTTATGGAGTAACAGTTGGGAATGTAGGATCTGGTCGCCATTAAGGTAAAGTGGAAAAAGAGTGGATTCATGACTATATTATTTGCATATTGAATTTTGTGTCTCTTGCTTTTATCGTACTTAATATGGTTGGTAATTCAAATTCTTAGCAACCACATAACCTGGCACAAAACAGAAGAGCTTCTTTTGAGATGGATTCTATGTGGACACTATATGCCAATTATAGCATAAAAAATTTATAAATACAAGTTGAAAGTTCTAATCAGCAAACAGAGAGACCACAAAGACATGATTAAGAAAATTTTATAAATTAACGTCATCGTTGAGGATTATGTTTGAAATTTAGACATAGGATCTTTATTCAGTGCACGTCATAGTGTTTTTTCTTCAGTAGGTGCACTGTATCTggattttcttgtgtttttttgttctttcattATGGCCTTCTTGTGCATAATCTTGAATCCTTTACTATGTTTTGGAGAAATGTTTTGAAAGTTGTACAATATTGTTAGGTGGTTAATATTTCGTAAGGGTACTCTACACCACATAACTTTATAAGCATCTGCCGCAATTATAGCTTTTTGTTTCGTTTCCTCTCTGTTCTCTGAAAACTCAGCTGGCTGGTGATGGACTTCCTCATTTACGGGCTTAGCTTCTTCCTTAATCAACAAAAGTGACTTGGATAACTGTGTGACTTTGTGTTACATGAAATTGCGTTTTGTTTTACAAGAGATGTGTTTGGTCTGAAATGCGAATTCAAGCAGGAATTAGGAAAAGTCATCAATAAGATAATGGGCACCGTGAATATCCTTGTGAATGAAATGGGTATTTTGTCAGTCAAATTCTAGTCTGCAAGGGTCTACTAATGTCCTATAAATTCCCTTTCAACAACAGAgtgagaaatttttttttgatgaattctGTGACAATATAGAGCTATCTGTTGGTAGAAAGCATACATTATTTGAAAGGATATGTTCTACTTTACATTTAGCTCTGTGTTGTCGTAGTCTTTCGAGTAATTATTAGTTTTATGTGTCTATCTAGCTGTGCACCAAGCAGTTTTCTCGGCCTTGAGCCTCAACTTGTTCACGTGCTTTTTTATGTTCATATGCTACTTGGATCTTGCCTTTCTCTTCTCCTCAAGTCCTATGATGGTATCAGCCCGTGACTCCATCCAGCCTCAGATGAAAGTCTTCCCAACTAGCAGAGTACTGTATTTGTGTCCAGGTTGAAATTTCTAAACCATTAAGAAGCACACAATTCGTAAAAATTTATTATTCTTCATGAAATTTGTAAACCATCACTGTGAACAGCATAATCGAGAGTTACTATTCAAAGTAGAGAGAatttcacaaaaagaaaaagaatctaAAAAGTTGCCTTGGAAAATTTGTCAAAACATTTCCGTTGCCGGGACTTGAACCCGGGTCTCTCGGGTGAGAGCCGAGTATCCTGACCACCTAGACTACAACGGATTTGTGTGTCCAATTTCTCATCTCATTAACTCAAATTCGCTAATGGGTCTTCCCAGATTCATGCTCATTTGCGTCACCTTTGGACTGAGAACGAGACTAAATTTGGAAATCACTTCAGAAAATACTAGTTGAATCATGCATACCATCTCCATGAGTAGTTTCTTGCTCACTGGAAACAATTTTTCTAGTCGTTCATTTTAGCTCGACAGAAACAACTTTTATAATAAGTTTGTGCAGTATGGC
This portion of the Papaver somniferum cultivar HN1 chromosome 11, ASM357369v1, whole genome shotgun sequence genome encodes:
- the LOC113323348 gene encoding uncharacterized protein LOC113323348, with translation MMVNIGILRDEGVPQPDVIKLLIKQPSALTISTSKFKEVVQEIKIMGFHPSKPIFLTCLEGLTSMSKATWEAKVNVYKKWGWSEDEIQSAFEKHPQCMIQSEKKTMSTMDYLVNEMGYVASLIAKCPRILTYSLEKRIMPRCVVIQLLVSRGQIKKPALSAILTICENAFLKKYVNKYEAKVPKLLKLGM